In Miscanthus floridulus cultivar M001 chromosome 5, ASM1932011v1, whole genome shotgun sequence, one genomic interval encodes:
- the LOC136454219 gene encoding uncharacterized protein yields MGLSYLLEFRKHRNNELIYQFYASYHHERDPTGAIDIIHWTTEGKHCKVDFITFSRLLGLSHSDRIATELTEYEDLALEEYQHMYLDGHTADGQTIFLKPYYYVVNNILRQILYPKKFSISRYIWNKIHDATKDLQKLLKISNKTSVITARELREKADVAKARGKVYKDDATSHSHGKGKATEEDEEYIEDDDDDEDDDGGDDGDQDEDDDYEDE; encoded by the exons ATGGGGCTATCCTACCTGTTAGAGTTTAGGAAGCATCGAAACAATGAGCTAATctatcagttttatgcttcttatcatcatgagaggGACCCTACCGGTGCTATTGACATTATtcattggaccactgaaggcaagcattgtaaagtggacttcatcactttctctCGCCTTCTCGGTTTGAGTCACAGCGACCGCATTGCTActgagttgactgagtatgaggatctcgctttggaggagtaccaacatatgtatcttgatgGTCACACAGCTGATGGACAGACAATATTTCTGAAGCCATACTATTATGTTGTGAACAACATCTTGCGACAGATCTTATATCCGAAG AAGTTTTCCATCAGCCGCTatatttggaacaagatacatgatgctactaaggatctg CAAaagctcctcaagatatccaacaagacctctgTCATTACTGCTAGAGAGTTGAGGGAGAAAGCTGATGTAGCCAAAGCTAGAGGGAAAG TGTACAAAGATGATGCGACTTCTCACTCGCATGGTAAAGGGAAGGCGACTGAAGAAGATGAGGAATAcatcgaggatgatgatgatgatgaagatgacgatGGTGGTGACGATGGTgaccaagatgaggatgatgattacGAGGATGAGTAG